In Gossypium arboreum isolate Shixiya-1 chromosome 5, ASM2569848v2, whole genome shotgun sequence, a single genomic region encodes these proteins:
- the LOC108481945 gene encoding uncharacterized protein LOC108481945, with amino-acid sequence MGAGREVAILLDGVRDKNVMHLKKLNTALFPVRYNDKYYADALASGKFTKLAYYSDICVGSIACRLEKKEGGAIRVYIMTLGVLAPYRGLGIAKHTGNLLACSHKQRRCHQLL; translated from the exons ATGGGGGCTGGGCGAGAAGTAGCAATATTACTTGATGGAGTGAGGGACAAGAACGTGATGCACCTGAAGAAGCTCAACACAGCTCTCTTCCCTGTTCGTTACAACGATAAGTACTACGCCGATGCTCTCGCTTCTGGCAAATTCACCAAGCTTG CATATTACAGTGACATCTGTGTCGGATCAATTGCTTGCCGGCTGGAAAAGAAGGAAGGTGGGGCCATCCGTGTGTACATCATGACATTGGGTGTTTTAGCACCATATCGTGGGCTAGGAATTG CAAAACATACCGGAAATCTACTTGCATGTTCACACAAACAACGAAGATGCCATCAACTTCTATAA
- the LOC108480429 gene encoding uncharacterized protein LOC108480429: protein MGRRLFACFRRGSSSSSRNEVHANGKTNGTVVEESAEGSVLVELFSSQGCVTSPAAELLLSRLGRGDFQLDAPVIVLAYHVDYWDYMGWKDPYGSSLSTVRQKAYVEALRLDTMFTPQVVVQGRAQCVGNDEDTLLSTIAGAPRFPAPTFQANFQRPTSESLQVTLTGALRSKVDNNGVNIMVALYESGLVNDCPAGENKGKVLSNDFVVRKLEKLCTVKDVSAKKTVSGTVTFTLWDGFNSSKCSLAVFVQNNSYQILGSQNFQLPNDI, encoded by the exons ATGGGGCGTCGTCTCTTTGCCTGTTTTCGTAGGGGTTCATCGTCTTCTTCAAGGAATGAAGTCCATGCCAATGGGAAAACCAATGGAACAGTGGTTGAAGAGTCGGCGGAAGGCTCAGTCCTGGTCGAGTTGTTCTCTTCACAGGGGTGTGTTACATCGCCGGCGGCGGAGTTGCTTTTGTCGAGGCTAGGGAGAGGGGATTTTCAGTTGGATGCCCCGGTGATTGTGTTGGCTTATCACGTTGATTATTGGGATTATATGGGGTGGAAAGACCCTTATGGTTCAAGCCTATCAACTGTTCGACAAAAGGCTTATGTGGAGGCTTTGAGGCTTGATACCATGTTTACACCTCAGGTTGTGGTTCAAGGCAGGGCTCAGTGTGTGGGTAATGATGAAGATACTTTGTTATCCACCATTGCCGGTGCTCCCAGGTTCCCTGCTCCAACATTCCAG GCTAATTTCCAAAGGCCTACATCAGAGTCCTTACAAGTGACCTTAACAGGAGCTTTGAGGTCTAAAGTAGACAACAATGGTGTCAATATAATGGTGGCATTGTACGAGAGCGGATTGGTAAATGACTGCCCAGCAGGTGAGAACAAAGGGAAAGTCTTATCCAATGATTTCGTTGTTAGAAAGCTCGAAAAACTCTGTACTGTCAAAGACGTATCTGCTAAGAAGACAGTCTCTGGCACTGTTACTTTCACTCTATGGGATGGTTTCAACAGTAGCAAATGTTCTCTCGCCGTCTTTGTTCAGAACAACTCCTACCAAATCCTTGGTTCTCAGAACTTTCAACTTCCAAATGATATTTGA
- the LOC108481899 gene encoding uncharacterized protein LOC108481899 translates to MIDEGLIAQHSGERPREARKYYEFHADESHDIQECNKFKSIVQNLMDNKEMEFYEEIKGSEEGEVYASEEGTTEGVQKVNHLVVIISRPRKNEAGIQMAPRVIIQKPVSFPYNDSKRVPWNYDCNVTIPGEENPVSVSEESQDVGFYTRSGRRYDPLGTRIEIFKEKASIVEQRKKKTVKLELPINEPMTEQEAREFLKFLKYSEYSMVEQLHKQPALILVLALLLSFETHRSALMKVLNETYVAEDIFINKLDRLVNNISADNFIFFNDDEIPPGGMGSTKALHITTHCKGYTLPGVLIDNGSALNVLPLSTLNRLLVDSSHMKTCQNVVRVFDGTERKVIGRIEIPLLINPSMYEVDFLVMDIKPLYNCLLGRPWIHSAGAVLSSLHQKLKFITEGRLVTINAEKDIIASVNNDAPYVGTDDEAIEYSFRLLEFVNATFIVEGNKVPTPKISKTTMMGLQLTVGKGALPGRGLGRSLQGRLTRKEKSAFKQGRG, encoded by the coding sequence ATGATCGATGAAGGTTTAATCGCACAACATTCAGGAGAAAGGCCCAGAGAAGCGAGAAAATACTACGAGTTTCACGCTGATGAGAGCCATGACATCCAAGAATGTAATAAGTTCAAGTCCATAGTGCAAAATCTGATGGACAATAAAGAGATGGAATTTTATGAAGAAATTAAAGGATCAGAAGAAGGGGAGGTTTACGCCTCAGAAGAGGGAACAACAGAAGGGGTTCAAAAAGTTAATCACCTTGTAGTGATCATTTCGCGACCAAGGAAAAATGAAGCAGGAATACAAATGGCGCCGAGAGTCATAATTCAAAAACCTGTATCCTTTCCCTACAATGATAGCAAAAGGGTTCCCTGGAACTATGACTGCAATGTGACAATCCCAGGAGAGGAGAATCCGGTTAGTGTTTCAGAGGAAAGCCAAGATGTAGGTTTCTATACACGTAGTGGAAGACGTTATGATCCTTTGGGTACAAGAATCGAAATTTTCAAAGAAAAGGCTTCAATAGTCGAGCAGAGAAAAAAGAAAACGGTCAAGCTCGAATTACCAATTAACGAGCCAATGACTGAACAAGAGGCTagagaattcttgaaattcttgAAGTACAGTGAATACAGCATGGTAGAACAGCTACATAAGCAGCCAGCTCTTATCTTAGTGCTAGCCTTACTCTTGAGCTTCGAGACACATCGGAGCGCGTTAATGAAAGTGCTAAACGAAACTTATGTCGCGGAAGACATATTTATCAACAAGCTGGACCGTTTGGTCAACAACATCAGTGccgataattttattttctttaatgatgaCGAAATACCACCAGGAGGAATGGGATCCACAAAGGCTCTACATATCACCACTCACTGTAAGGGATATACATTGCCGGGAGTATTAATTGATAATGGATCGGCACTAAATGTCCTGCCCCTATCCACACTGAATAGGCTGCtagtggatagttcccatatgaaaaCATGCCAAAACGTAGTGAGGGTATTTGATGGCACTGAAAGGAAAGTAATAGGGAGGATTGAAATACCCCTTCTGATCAATCCAAGCATGTACGAGGTAGATTTCTTGgtaatggacatcaagccctTATACAATTGCTTATTGGGAAGGCCATGGATTCACTCAGCGGGAGCAGTGCTGTCATCGTTACATCAAAAGCTCAAATTTATAACGGAAGGCCGATTGGTGACCATAAACGCGGAAAAAGATATTATTGCATCCGTTAACAATGATGCACCATATGTGGGGACAGATGACGAAGCCATAGAATATTCTTTTCGGTTATTAGAATTTGTAAATGCGACCTTTATTGTCGAAGGAAATAAGGTCCCGACGCCTAAAATCTCTAAAACTACAATGATGGGCCTACAACTAACAGTTGGGAAAGGAGCTTTACCCGGGAGAGGGCTTGGAAGAAGCCTACAAGGAAGGTTAACAAGAAAGGAGAAGAGTGCGTTTAAGCAGGGAAGAGGTTAA